A DNA window from Microcystis aeruginosa NIES-843 contains the following coding sequences:
- a CDS encoding O-acetylhomoserine aminocarboxypropyltransferase/cysteine synthase family protein: MNPTTDVFEKRIAALEGGAAALATSSGQAAQFLAIANIAGAGDNIVSTSYLYGGTYNQFKVSLPRLGINVKFVDGDEAEAFRAAIDDRTKALYVETISNPRFNIPDFAALAHIAHENGIPLIVDNTFGCGGYLCRPIEQGADIVVQSATKWIGGHGTSIGGVIVDSGKFDWGNGKFPQFTEPAPGYHGLNFYEVFGPSGPLGNIAFIIRARVEGLRDFGPALSPFNAFLLLQGLETLSLRVDRHVSNALALANWLKEQPQVQWVDYPGLPEHPYHERAKKYLKHGFGGVLAFGIRGGFEAGRNFINRVKLASHLANVGDAKTLVIHPASTTHQQLNEEEQRSAGVTPELIRVSVGLEHIDDIIEDFQQTFQSL; the protein is encoded by the coding sequence ATGAACCCGACCACCGATGTCTTCGAGAAGCGGATCGCCGCTTTAGAAGGAGGCGCGGCGGCCCTGGCCACCTCTAGCGGTCAGGCGGCGCAATTTCTAGCGATCGCTAATATTGCCGGTGCGGGGGATAATATCGTTTCCACTAGCTACCTCTACGGCGGAACCTATAATCAGTTCAAAGTCTCCCTACCGCGTTTAGGAATAAATGTCAAGTTCGTCGATGGCGATGAGGCCGAGGCTTTTCGAGCGGCGATCGACGATCGCACTAAAGCCTTATACGTCGAGACGATCAGCAATCCCCGATTTAATATTCCCGATTTTGCCGCCCTGGCCCATATCGCCCACGAGAACGGCATTCCCCTGATCGTCGATAATACCTTCGGCTGCGGCGGCTATCTCTGTCGCCCGATCGAACAGGGGGCCGATATCGTGGTGCAATCGGCCACCAAATGGATCGGCGGTCACGGCACTTCCATCGGCGGAGTAATCGTCGATTCGGGGAAATTCGACTGGGGAAACGGCAAATTTCCCCAGTTTACCGAACCCGCGCCGGGTTATCACGGGTTGAATTTCTACGAGGTGTTCGGACCGTCCGGCCCTTTGGGCAATATCGCCTTTATTATCCGGGCCCGGGTGGAGGGATTGCGGGACTTCGGACCCGCCTTGAGTCCGTTTAACGCATTTTTACTGCTACAGGGATTGGAAACCCTCTCCCTACGGGTCGATCGTCATGTATCCAATGCGTTGGCCCTGGCGAACTGGCTCAAAGAACAGCCACAGGTGCAATGGGTGGACTATCCCGGATTACCGGAACATCCTTACCACGAACGGGCGAAGAAGTACCTAAAACACGGCTTCGGCGGGGTTTTAGCCTTCGGGATTCGGGGCGGTTTCGAGGCCGGGCGGAATTTTATCAACCGGGTGAAACTGGCCAGTCATCTCGCCAATGTGGGCGACGCAAAAACCCTGGTTATCCATCCCGCCTCCACGACTCACCAGCAGTTAAACGAGGAAGAACAGCGTTCGGCGGGAGTAACGCCCGAATTAATCCGCGTTTCCGTGGGTTTGGAACATATTGACGATATTATCGAGGATTTCCAGCAAACTTTCCAGAGTTTATAA
- a CDS encoding alpha/beta fold hydrolase, whose translation MDALGIESLRLVIGGSLGGMQVLEWALLYPEKTRSIAVIAASGRHSAWCIALGEAQRGAIYADPHWQGGNYALDRPPSRGLSAARMMAMTTYRSHASFESRFGREYGEGGEFTIARYLEYQGRKLVERFDANAYITLSRAMDRHDVTRTGKSYESVLQSIQQPTAIVAIDSDLLYPPVEQEELAKYIPNSELFWLRSPHGHDAFLMDGDMEALNDLLVTFGNGWEMGNGRGLGMVG comes from the coding sequence GTGGACGCATTGGGGATCGAGTCTTTGCGGTTGGTGATCGGGGGTTCCTTGGGAGGGATGCAGGTTTTGGAGTGGGCGCTACTGTACCCGGAGAAGACGCGCTCGATCGCTGTCATCGCCGCTTCGGGACGACATTCGGCCTGGTGTATCGCACTAGGAGAGGCTCAAAGGGGAGCGATCTATGCCGATCCCCATTGGCAAGGGGGAAATTATGCGCTCGATCGCCCTCCGTCCCGGGGTTTATCGGCAGCCCGGATGATGGCGATGACTACCTACCGATCGCACGCCAGTTTCGAGTCCCGTTTCGGCCGGGAGTACGGGGAGGGGGGAGAGTTTACGATCGCCCGCTATTTAGAATATCAGGGGAGAAAGTTAGTCGAACGTTTTGACGCGAATGCTTATATCACCCTAAGTAGGGCGATGGATCGTCATGATGTCACCCGGACGGGAAAAAGTTACGAATCGGTTTTACAGTCGATTCAACAACCGACGGCGATCGTGGCGATCGATTCGGATCTTCTTTATCCTCCCGTGGAACAAGAGGAGTTGGCGAAATACATCCCCAATTCTGAATTATTCTGGTTGCGATCGCCGCACGGTCACGACGCATTTTTAATGGATGGCGATATGGAAGCGTTGAATGATCTTCTCGTGACTTTCGGGAATGGGTGGGAAATGGGAAATGGTCGCGGGTTGGGGATGGTGGGGTAG
- a CDS encoding sulfate/molybdate ABC transporter ATP-binding protein, which translates to MSIIIERVSKKFGTFTALDNINLEIKSNRLVALLGPSGSGKTTLLRAIAGLEPPDTGKIIINGKDTTHLNVRKRNIGFVFQHYALFKHLTVRQNIAFGLKIRKAAPDYIQKRVDNLLSLIQLQGLGDRYPAQLSGGQRQRVALARALAVEPEVLLLDEPFGALDAKVRKELRVWLRQLHEEVHVTSVFVTHDQEEAMEVADEIVIFNEGKIEQVGTPDQVYDHPASAFVMSFIGRVNVLPPTSAALFEQLGGGTNGVKIFIRPHDLEILSSPNGSSIAAKVERIIHLGWAIDVELILPDRSLLIAHLNREQLDQLHLQVGEQVYVRPRDARVFA; encoded by the coding sequence GTGAGCATCATCATCGAGCGAGTATCGAAAAAATTCGGCACCTTTACTGCTTTAGACAACATCAACCTAGAGATCAAATCGAATCGTCTGGTGGCACTGCTGGGGCCGTCCGGTTCAGGAAAAACCACTCTCCTGAGAGCGATCGCAGGATTAGAACCTCCCGACACAGGCAAAATTATCATCAACGGCAAAGACACAACCCATTTAAATGTCAGAAAAAGGAATATTGGCTTTGTTTTTCAGCATTATGCGCTTTTTAAACACCTGACGGTGCGTCAGAATATCGCTTTCGGTTTAAAGATTCGCAAAGCTGCCCCGGACTACATTCAAAAACGAGTGGACAATCTCTTGAGTTTAATTCAATTGCAGGGATTAGGCGATCGCTATCCGGCCCAACTATCCGGGGGTCAACGTCAACGGGTTGCCCTGGCCCGGGCCTTAGCGGTGGAACCGGAAGTATTATTATTAGATGAGCCTTTTGGGGCCTTGGATGCCAAAGTTAGAAAAGAGCTACGAGTTTGGTTGCGACAGTTACACGAGGAGGTCCATGTCACCAGTGTTTTTGTCACCCACGACCAGGAGGAAGCCATGGAAGTGGCCGACGAGATCGTAATTTTCAATGAGGGTAAAATCGAACAGGTGGGAACTCCCGATCAGGTGTACGATCATCCTGCCTCTGCTTTTGTGATGAGTTTTATCGGCCGGGTGAATGTTTTACCACCGACCTCGGCTGCACTATTCGAGCAGCTCGGAGGGGGTACTAACGGAGTCAAGATTTTCATTCGTCCCCACGACCTAGAAATTCTCTCTTCTCCCAATGGGTCTAGCATTGCGGCAAAAGTCGAGCGTATTATCCATCTGGGTTGGGCCATCGATGTGGAATTAATTCTACCCGATCGCTCTCTCCTGATTGCCCATCTGAATCGAGAACAACTGGATCAACTGCACCTCCAAGTCGGGGAGCAAGTTTATGTTCGTCCTCGGGATGCTCGCGTTTTTGCTTAA
- a CDS encoding TerC family protein codes for MSPQILDIAENLSLTTCGTILTLAVLETILSADNAVALAALVRELPDPRQQRQALNWGLAGAFVLRVALLLSASWTVKFWQVEVLGAIYLIWLAGKHFCQKFLNIEIEDENFATNLAIESFGRVIVLIAFTDLAFSLDSVTTAIALADRFWILLTGGILGMLALRFLTGLFVRWLAEFVYLQDAAYLTVLAVGGRLLLKACQPTYLPPEWMVLMMVAASLSWGFSRRVVVE; via the coding sequence ATGTCCCCTCAAATTCTCGATATAGCTGAAAATCTCTCTCTAACCACTTGCGGCACTATTCTCACCCTGGCAGTCTTAGAAACCATTCTATCGGCCGATAATGCCGTCGCCCTGGCCGCTTTGGTGCGAGAACTTCCCGACCCCAGACAACAACGCCAGGCTTTAAACTGGGGATTGGCCGGGGCATTTGTGTTAAGAGTTGCCCTGTTACTCAGTGCCAGTTGGACAGTTAAATTCTGGCAGGTGGAGGTACTGGGTGCTATTTACCTGATCTGGTTAGCGGGTAAGCATTTTTGCCAGAAATTTTTAAATATAGAAATAGAAGACGAAAATTTTGCCACTAATCTCGCCATAGAATCTTTTGGCCGTGTTATTGTTCTGATTGCTTTTACGGATCTGGCTTTTTCCCTCGATAGTGTGACAACAGCGATCGCCCTAGCCGATCGATTCTGGATTCTCCTGACTGGTGGTATTTTGGGAATGTTAGCCCTACGATTTTTGACCGGTTTATTTGTCAGGTGGTTAGCTGAGTTTGTTTACCTACAAGATGCGGCCTATCTGACGGTTTTAGCGGTAGGGGGAAGATTGTTATTAAAAGCTTGTCAACCAACCTATTTGCCGCCAGAGTGGATGGTATTAATGATGGTGGCGGCCTCCTTAAGTTGGGGCTTTTCTAGGCGTGTTGTGGTGGAATAG
- a CDS encoding pentapeptide repeat-containing protein, which produces MKPKLLTAFCLLLITVFSCFHPAIARAVTPTGGVPAKITLVEPAAADNLQKLQETNACVGCDFNGISLKDLNLSSANLEGANLSQADLERTNLQGANLKGTDLRGADLGKTLLAGADLSKANLLGADLEKANLQGANLTNANLQKADLEKANLTNARLDGANLQDADGEGAIGVDPNLF; this is translated from the coding sequence ATGAAACCGAAGCTACTGACAGCCTTCTGTCTATTGCTAATCACAGTTTTTTCTTGCTTCCACCCTGCCATCGCTAGGGCCGTTACCCCCACTGGCGGCGTACCGGCAAAAATTACTCTGGTCGAGCCGGCTGCCGCCGATAATCTGCAAAAACTACAGGAAACTAACGCCTGTGTCGGTTGTGACTTTAACGGAATTAGCCTCAAAGATTTAAACTTGTCCTCGGCCAATCTAGAAGGAGCAAACCTCAGTCAAGCGGATCTAGAAAGAACTAACCTACAGGGTGCTAATCTCAAAGGGACTGACCTCCGGGGAGCCGACCTCGGCAAAACTCTCCTAGCGGGAGCCGATTTAAGCAAGGCCAATCTCTTAGGTGCAGATTTAGAAAAAGCTAACCTGCAAGGAGCAAACTTAACCAACGCCAATCTGCAAAAAGCTGACTTAGAGAAGGCCAATCTCACTAATGCTCGGTTAGACGGTGCTAACCTGCAAGATGCGGACGGTGAAGGGGCGATCGGTGTCGATCCCAATCTATTCTAA
- a CDS encoding prohibitin family protein, protein MLKIRLLARPSNLFFLLLILAIIFNPFVIVNAGERGVLMVFGQVQDKILNEGIHGIIPVVNTVKKLSVRIQKQQIAAEASSKDLQEVFTDVALNWHILASEVNTIFQQIGDEAAVIERVIDPAVEEILKAVMAKYTAEELITKREEVKGEVDIRLSERLKNYHIGVDDISLVHVNFSDRFTDAVEAKQIAEQEAKKAGFMVLKALKESEVKINLAKGEAAAHRILQDSLSPEVLQNKAIERWDGKLPLFMDDNLLKSLELAKDKRKTR, encoded by the coding sequence ATGCTCAAAATTCGTCTTTTAGCTAGACCAAGTAATCTCTTTTTTTTGTTATTAATTTTGGCGATTATTTTTAATCCTTTCGTGATTGTTAATGCGGGAGAAAGAGGAGTTTTAATGGTCTTTGGTCAAGTACAGGATAAAATACTTAATGAGGGTATTCACGGGATTATTCCCGTTGTTAACACGGTGAAAAAACTAAGTGTGAGAATTCAAAAACAACAGATAGCGGCCGAAGCTTCCTCCAAAGACCTACAGGAAGTATTCACAGATGTGGCCCTGAATTGGCATATTTTAGCATCAGAAGTTAATACTATTTTTCAACAAATTGGCGATGAAGCGGCTGTCATTGAACGAGTGATCGATCCAGCAGTGGAGGAAATTCTCAAGGCAGTTATGGCTAAATATACCGCCGAAGAATTAATTACTAAACGGGAGGAGGTGAAAGGGGAAGTAGATATTCGTTTGAGCGAAAGACTGAAAAATTATCATATCGGTGTCGATGATATTTCTTTGGTTCATGTCAATTTTTCCGATCGCTTTACCGATGCGGTGGAAGCCAAACAAATTGCCGAACAGGAGGCCAAAAAAGCCGGTTTTATGGTGCTGAAAGCCTTGAAAGAATCGGAAGTAAAAATCAATCTGGCTAAGGGAGAGGCGGCAGCTCATCGCATTCTCCAAGATTCCTTAAGTCCAGAAGTTTTACAGAACAAAGCGATCGAAAGATGGGACGGTAAACTTCCCCTATTTATGGATGATAATCTGCTTAAGTCCCTTGAATTGGCTAAAGATAAGCGAAAAACTAGATGA
- a CDS encoding YidH family protein: protein MLFKSRKTKQKFNPDYWRDHSANERTYLSWMRASIALMGFGLVILRLRTASSTVLGLGWLLGFVFAMVGLLTVVIATRRYFLIRRAIDSNSYEPAQVWIICFSIAIACLGSGILYFVATSPDSGGVESIGFD, encoded by the coding sequence ATGCTGTTTAAATCCCGAAAGACAAAGCAGAAATTTAACCCCGATTACTGGCGAGATCATTCGGCCAACGAACGCACCTATCTGTCTTGGATGCGTGCCTCGATCGCTTTGATGGGTTTTGGTCTGGTCATTTTGCGTTTACGGACGGCATCTTCTACCGTCCTAGGATTGGGGTGGCTGTTGGGTTTTGTCTTCGCTATGGTGGGATTATTAACCGTTGTCATCGCCACGCGCCGATATTTTCTCATCCGGCGAGCGATCGATAGTAATAGCTACGAACCTGCTCAAGTCTGGATTATTTGCTTTAGTATAGCGATCGCTTGTCTAGGGTCGGGAATTCTCTATTTTGTCGCCACCAGTCCCGATAGCGGTGGAGTAGAAAGCATCGGTTTCGATTAA
- a CDS encoding type II toxin-antitoxin system VapC family toxin, translated as MTFLVDTNVLLRSAEPDHTMYGDAVGATSLLLGQGEKLYIAPQNLIEFWNVYTRPINRNGLGRTVAAAKAEIDRLKSLFPIIDDLPAIYPEWERLVFTYSVKGVQVHDAKLVAAMCVHDLTHILTFNVDDFSRYPEIIAVHPATVRC; from the coding sequence GTGACTTTTTTAGTTGATACTAATGTCTTATTGCGAAGTGCGGAACCTGATCACACCATGTATGGCGATGCTGTGGGTGCGACAAGTCTATTATTGGGACAAGGAGAAAAACTCTATATCGCACCACAGAATTTAATCGAGTTTTGGAACGTTTACACCCGTCCAATTAATAGAAATGGTTTAGGACGCACAGTGGCCGCAGCCAAGGCTGAAATCGATCGCCTAAAGTCACTTTTTCCCATTATTGACGATCTGCCCGCTATTTATCCCGAATGGGAACGCTTAGTCTTCACCTATTCAGTCAAGGGTGTGCAGGTACATGATGCGAAGCTAGTAGCAGCCATGTGCGTTCATGACCTTACACATATTCTGACCTTTAATGTTGACGATTTTAGCCGTTACCCGGAAATAATCGCCGTTCATCCTGCGACCGTCAGGTGCTAA
- a CDS encoding alpha/beta fold hydrolase encodes MDRLDLISPETRFYSPPHPFVLESGAVLERVRIAYRTWGILNNKRDNGVIVCHAFTGWADVEAWWEPLLGTGRVLDPTRDFIVCSNILGSCYGTTGPTSIDPRTGKPYGPTFPEITIRDLVHLYFARLQLAFFTQGQ; translated from the coding sequence ATGGATCGCCTAGACTTGATCTCCCCAGAAACCCGTTTCTATTCCCCACCGCATCCTTTTGTTCTCGAATCGGGGGCGGTTCTCGAAAGGGTGCGGATCGCCTATCGAACCTGGGGAATTTTGAATAACAAGCGGGATAACGGGGTTATTGTCTGTCATGCCTTCACGGGATGGGCCGACGTGGAAGCTTGGTGGGAACCTTTGTTAGGAACCGGACGCGTTCTCGATCCGACCCGGGATTTTATTGTCTGTAGCAATATTCTCGGCAGTTGCTACGGGACAACCGGCCCCACTTCGATCGATCCCCGTACCGGTAAACCCTACGGTCCGACTTTCCCGGAGATCACCATTCGGGATCTGGTTCACCTATACTTTGCACGGCTACAACTTGCATTTTTTACTCAAGGACAATAA
- a CDS encoding AAA family ATPase — translation MQKIIIKNFGAIEYAEIEIKKVLVLIGEQASGKSTIAKLIYFFKSLKENLKSESFLFAQEKIPKYTDIDTYFREFIKIKFYDFFGSTLNFLNFEVRFYYSFQKNRYIQLNLDLNKNLCLIFSENFLDEQFKNGFADYINLSKKNIDNSEKPYIKIDNLTQYSLSYQYLSKLLNNLFENEQEDLLFIIAGRNATVTYSDLFEKYLFASIEIDLKENSKKYFANKLQMIDEFLMLQFIEKVELIKQIFRKFSGFDGLINYQANKKGIEYLRVIKNKIDLILKGEYLIGNSEEKIIFNKNERYSIDLRNASSGQQECIRILQDIFLNIIYGSIILRIIEEPEAHLFPVAQKHLIELLAIMVNRNEDNQLIITTHSPYILSVFNNLLFAKRVVEKNPSAQSEVSEIIPEDYWLNAAEFSAYSLGNQSLDEEANYCESIFDSNTGLIAQNYLDTVSEMMGGEFNKLYNIHARTFKRK, via the coding sequence ATGCAAAAAATTATCATTAAAAATTTCGGAGCGATCGAGTACGCTGAAATCGAGATTAAAAAGGTTCTAGTTTTAATCGGTGAACAGGCAAGCGGCAAGAGTACGATCGCTAAATTGATTTATTTTTTTAAATCATTAAAAGAAAATCTAAAATCTGAAAGTTTTTTATTCGCCCAAGAAAAAATACCGAAATATACAGATATTGATACTTATTTTAGAGAATTTATAAAAATAAAGTTTTATGATTTTTTTGGTTCTACGCTCAATTTTTTGAATTTTGAGGTTAGATTTTATTATAGTTTTCAAAAAAATAGATATATACAATTGAATCTTGATTTAAATAAAAATTTATGCTTAATATTTAGCGAAAATTTTTTAGATGAACAGTTCAAAAACGGTTTTGCAGATTATATTAATTTGTCCAAAAAAAATATTGATAACTCCGAAAAACCATATATCAAAATAGATAATTTGACCCAGTATAGTTTATCCTATCAATATCTATCAAAGTTATTGAATAATTTATTTGAAAACGAGCAAGAAGATTTACTATTTATAATTGCTGGAAGAAATGCAACGGTAACTTATTCTGACTTATTTGAGAAATATTTATTTGCAAGTATTGAAATTGATTTAAAAGAAAATAGTAAAAAATATTTTGCTAACAAACTGCAAATGATAGATGAATTTTTAATGCTACAATTTATAGAAAAAGTGGAACTTATTAAACAAATTTTTAGAAAATTTTCTGGCTTTGATGGATTAATTAACTATCAGGCAAATAAAAAAGGAATTGAGTATTTAAGAGTGATAAAAAATAAAATAGATTTAATATTAAAAGGTGAATACTTAATTGGCAATTCTGAAGAAAAGATTATATTTAACAAAAACGAGCGATATTCTATTGATCTTCGTAATGCTTCATCTGGTCAGCAGGAATGTATTAGAATTTTACAGGACATCTTTTTAAATATTATTTATGGTTCGATAATTTTGAGAATTATAGAGGAACCAGAAGCGCATTTATTTCCAGTTGCCCAAAAACATTTAATTGAATTATTAGCGATAATGGTTAATCGGAATGAAGATAATCAATTAATTATCACTACCCACAGTCCTTATATTTTATCGGTTTTTAATAATTTACTATTCGCCAAAAGAGTTGTTGAAAAAAATCCATCGGCACAGTCTGAAGTGTCGGAAATAATACCAGAAGATTACTGGTTGAATGCGGCTGAATTTTCGGCGTACTCTCTAGGAAATCAATCTTTAGACGAAGAGGCTAATTATTGTGAATCTATTTTTGATAGTAACACGGG
- a CDS encoding YidH family protein → MLFFLKSPVTESKTSITPKKVNPNRVRDHLANERTYLSWMRTAIALMGFGMVILRLRAFHPPLVPRPGYGWKLGLMFALVGLLTVFLTTAHYFTVRRDIDEDTYEPADRWVVLFSLVIVILGAGIIYFVATSPDLLMGSMLTSSPP, encoded by the coding sequence ATGTTATTTTTTCTCAAATCACCAGTGACGGAAAGCAAGACCAGCATTACACCGAAAAAAGTCAATCCCAATCGAGTCCGCGATCATCTGGCCAATGAACGCACCTATCTGTCTTGGATGCGAACAGCGATCGCATTAATGGGTTTTGGTATGGTTATCCTGCGTTTACGGGCCTTTCATCCTCCCCTGGTTCCCCGTCCCGGTTATGGCTGGAAATTAGGCTTAATGTTTGCTTTAGTGGGTTTATTGACCGTATTTTTGACCACGGCCCATTATTTTACAGTCAGACGAGATATAGATGAAGATACCTATGAACCAGCCGATCGATGGGTGGTACTATTTAGTTTAGTGATCGTTATTCTCGGTGCGGGAATTATCTATTTTGTCGCCACCAGTCCCGATCTGTTGATGGGTAGTATGTTGACATCCTCGCCGCCCTAA
- a CDS encoding RNA-guided endonuclease InsQ/TnpB family protein, translating into MEKAYSFRFYPTPEQESLLRRTLGCVRLVYNKALHVRTQAWYEKQERVGYAQTSSMLTDWKKQEELDFLNEVSCVPLQQGLRHLQTAFTNFFAGRTKYPNFKKKHQGGSAEFTKSAFKFKDKQIYLAKCTEPLPIRWSRQIPESCEPSTVTVRLHPSGRWHISIRFDDPTIKPLPVTDKAIGIDLGISSLVITSDGDKVSNLKHFKRHYRRLRKAQKSLSRKQKGSKNREKARIKVAKIHAQITDSRKDHLHKLTTQLVRENQTIVVENLAVKNMVKNPKLSQAISDVSWGEITRQLAYKCRWYGRNYIEIDRWFPSSKRCSNCGHIAEKMPLNVREWDCPDCGTHHDRDINASKNILAAGLAVSVCRATIRPEQSKSVKAGAKNPSGKKQKPKS; encoded by the coding sequence ATGGAAAAAGCCTATTCGTTTCGATTTTACCCCACACCCGAACAAGAGTCGCTATTGCGGCGCACTTTGGGCTGTGTAAGATTAGTTTACAACAAAGCTCTCCATGTCAGAACACAAGCTTGGTACGAAAAGCAAGAAAGAGTAGGCTACGCTCAAACTTCTTCAATGTTGACCGATTGGAAAAAACAAGAAGAATTAGACTTTTTAAACGAAGTTAGCTGTGTACCTTTACAACAAGGGTTAAGGCATTTACAAACAGCTTTTACTAACTTCTTTGCTGGTCGTACTAAGTATCCTAACTTTAAGAAAAAACATCAGGGAGGAAGTGCCGAATTTACCAAATCAGCCTTTAAATTTAAAGACAAACAAATCTATTTAGCCAAATGCACAGAACCTTTACCTATTCGATGGTCAAGACAAATACCAGAAAGCTGTGAACCAAGCACAGTAACAGTCAGATTACATCCTTCTGGACGTTGGCATATTTCAATAAGATTTGATGACCCAACGATTAAGCCATTACCAGTAACAGATAAAGCCATCGGAATTGACTTAGGAATTAGTAGCCTAGTAATTACCAGCGATGGAGACAAGGTATCTAATCTCAAGCATTTTAAAAGGCATTATCGGAGACTGCGAAAGGCACAAAAAAGTCTTTCTCGAAAACAGAAAGGCTCAAAAAATCGGGAAAAAGCGAGAATCAAAGTAGCCAAGATTCACGCTCAAATCACCGATAGCAGAAAAGACCATTTACACAAGCTAACCACTCAATTAGTTCGTGAAAACCAAACGATTGTGGTTGAGAATTTAGCCGTCAAGAATATGGTCAAAAACCCGAAATTATCTCAGGCAATATCTGATGTAAGCTGGGGAGAAATCACTCGACAATTAGCCTATAAATGCCGTTGGTACGGAAGAAATTACATCGAAATAGATAGATGGTTTCCTAGTTCTAAAAGATGTAGTAATTGTGGGCATATTGCTGAGAAAATGCCGTTAAATGTTCGAGAATGGGACTGTCCAGACTGTGGGACTCACCATGACCGAGATATTAACGCCAGTAAAAATATTTTGGCCGCAGGGCTTGCGGTGTCAGTCTGTAGAGCGACCATAAGACCAGAACAGAGTAAATCTGTTAAGGCAGGTGCGAAAAATCCTTCGGGAAAGAAGCAGAAACCTAAATCGTGA
- a CDS encoding sulfite exporter TauE/SafE family protein: MDYSLLTIFSFFIGIVVGLTGIGGSSLITPLLIFVFQVPATTAVGSDVVAAGLMKVVGTVRHWQQQTIELEVVKWLVIGSVPGSLLGLVGFRYFQQNSSLNLDQWLPPIIGLVLMIVTVLAALELLISLFFPDLSPWSWPKLDLTTRSGQIKTTILGAVLGYLVGLTSISSGSLFALVLMTFFQLDSRKLVGTDLSQASILLTCTSIGHLGLGTVDWNLVLPIWLGGIPGVVVGARLSEYFPKNALKILLYTVLVTVSWRLLQPT, from the coding sequence ATGGACTATTCTTTATTGACAATATTTAGCTTTTTTATCGGAATTGTCGTGGGATTAACGGGAATTGGCGGTTCATCCTTGATTACACCCCTATTAATCTTTGTATTTCAGGTTCCCGCTACCACCGCAGTGGGTTCCGATGTGGTAGCGGCCGGGTTGATGAAAGTGGTCGGCACTGTTCGTCACTGGCAACAGCAAACGATCGAGTTAGAAGTGGTAAAATGGCTAGTAATTGGCAGTGTACCCGGTTCTCTGTTAGGATTAGTCGGTTTTCGCTATTTTCAGCAGAATAGCTCTCTCAATCTCGATCAATGGTTGCCTCCTATCATCGGTCTTGTCTTGATGATCGTGACTGTCCTAGCGGCCCTGGAACTACTAATCTCCTTGTTTTTTCCCGATTTGTCCCCTTGGTCCTGGCCAAAATTAGATTTAACCACTCGCTCTGGTCAGATAAAAACAACGATATTGGGGGCAGTTTTAGGCTATTTGGTCGGTTTAACCAGTATTTCCAGTGGTTCCTTATTTGCATTGGTCTTGATGACCTTTTTTCAGCTTGATTCTCGCAAATTAGTCGGTACAGATCTATCGCAAGCTTCCATCCTCTTAACCTGTACTTCCATCGGTCATCTGGGATTAGGAACAGTAGACTGGAATCTGGTACTTCCCATCTGGTTGGGTGGGATACCGGGGGTAGTAGTGGGAGCAAGATTATCGGAATATTTCCCCAAAAATGCCCTAAAAATACTGCTTTATACGGTTCTAGTCACGGTCAGTTGGCGCTTACTCCAACCCACCTAA